From one Pirellulales bacterium genomic stretch:
- a CDS encoding type II toxin-antitoxin system PemK/MazF family toxin, whose translation MKVQRGDVILTRVPHAAGGRGKKRPAVVIQADKYNQSERHIIVAEITSNLSRAADAANLLIEITTPEGQATGLAQDSLATCLQLATISEDRVSAVIGKLSSAMLVKLNGCLKVILEIT comes from the coding sequence ATGAAGGTCCAGCGCGGCGACGTCATCCTCACACGAGTCCCGCACGCGGCCGGTGGCCGAGGCAAGAAGCGGCCGGCTGTCGTCATCCAGGCGGATAAGTACAACCAAAGTGAGCGGCACATCATTGTCGCCGAGATCACCAGCAACCTAAGCCGCGCCGCGGACGCGGCGAATCTCCTGATTGAGATAACGACTCCAGAAGGCCAAGCCACTGGACTGGCTCAAGATTCTCTCGCAACCTGCCTGCAACTGGCCACCATCAGCGAAGACCGGGTCTCCGCCGTCATTGGTAAGCTGTCGTCGGCAATGTTGGTCAAGCTCAATGGTTGTCTGAAAGTCATTCTGGAGATCACCTGA
- a CDS encoding DUF1501 domain-containing protein, with the protein MFRTSVTPAGMSRRHFMQHLAGASALALPAINFTNALAASAAELKKKHKACILLWMSGGPSTMDIWDLKPGTNTGGKFTPIDTTGDLRICEHMPLMAQQMKHVAVVRSMSTREADHNRGRYYMHTGYVPSTTVDHPSYGAVVAHELADQVPDLQIPPFVSIGGASVGPGFLGMTYAPFVVDTNGDVRNLKFDLDQARLEQRLLTLRTIEENFAKQSRGDEPNDHKKILEKTISLMTSQQMAAFKTDKEPKEVLERYGVIGAPAGRGMGMANPGFARGCLMARRLVEEGVSFVEVDFGGWDNHQNIFTTFENKLPQLDRPMSALIEDLDQRGMLQDTAIVWMGEFSRTPRINGTAGRDHWARSWSVVVGGAGMKGGQAIGATNEDGTAVTTEPYTSEDVMASVLKALGVSLEKTFTSKNNRPMKIANSGRVIKELF; encoded by the coding sequence ATGTTCCGAACGTCCGTCACGCCCGCCGGCATGAGCCGCCGGCATTTCATGCAACACCTGGCCGGCGCGTCGGCCCTGGCCTTGCCCGCCATCAACTTCACCAACGCCCTGGCCGCCAGCGCCGCGGAGTTGAAGAAGAAGCACAAAGCGTGCATCCTGCTGTGGATGAGCGGCGGACCGAGCACGATGGACATCTGGGATCTGAAGCCGGGCACCAACACCGGCGGGAAGTTCACGCCGATCGACACCACCGGCGACCTGCGGATCTGCGAGCACATGCCGCTGATGGCCCAGCAGATGAAGCACGTGGCCGTGGTCCGCTCCATGAGCACGCGCGAGGCCGATCACAACCGCGGCCGCTACTACATGCACACCGGCTATGTGCCCAGCACCACGGTCGATCACCCCAGCTACGGCGCGGTGGTGGCCCATGAGCTGGCCGATCAGGTGCCCGACCTGCAGATTCCGCCGTTCGTCTCGATCGGCGGCGCCAGCGTGGGGCCGGGCTTCTTGGGCATGACCTACGCGCCGTTCGTGGTCGACACCAATGGCGACGTGCGCAACTTGAAGTTCGATCTCGATCAGGCCCGCCTCGAGCAGCGGCTGCTGACCTTGCGGACCATCGAAGAGAACTTCGCCAAGCAGAGTCGCGGCGACGAACCGAACGACCACAAGAAGATCCTGGAGAAGACCATCTCGCTGATGACCAGCCAGCAGATGGCGGCCTTCAAGACCGACAAGGAGCCGAAGGAAGTGCTGGAGCGGTACGGCGTGATCGGCGCCCCGGCTGGCCGCGGCATGGGCATGGCCAATCCGGGTTTTGCCCGTGGCTGCTTGATGGCCCGCCGCCTGGTGGAAGAAGGCGTGTCGTTCGTCGAAGTCGACTTCGGCGGCTGGGACAACCACCAGAACATCTTCACCACGTTCGAGAACAAGCTGCCGCAGCTCGACCGGCCGATGAGCGCCTTGATCGAAGACCTCGATCAGCGCGGCATGCTGCAAGACACGGCGATCGTGTGGATGGGCGAGTTCAGCCGCACGCCGCGGATCAACGGCACCGCCGGCCGCGACCACTGGGCGCGGAGCTGGAGCGTGGTGGTGGGCGGCGCCGGCATGAAGGGCGGGCAGGCCATCGGCGCCACCAACGAAGACGGCACCGCAGTCACGACCGAGCCGTACACCTCGGAAGACGTGATGGCCTCGGTATTGAAGGCCCTGGGCGTCTCGCTGGAAAAGACCTTCACCAGCAAGAACAACCGCCCGATGAAGATCGCCAACTCCGGCCGCGTGATCAAAGAGTTGTTCTAA